A single genomic interval of Meleagris gallopavo isolate NT-WF06-2002-E0010 breed Aviagen turkey brand Nicholas breeding stock chromosome 6, Turkey_5.1, whole genome shotgun sequence harbors:
- the LOC104911412 gene encoding syndetin, whose amino-acid sequence MPAAKKPFLQQFYSQTVSTANELRKPVYWIVAAKAIDYEQMLLLMANVKWDVKEIMSQHNIYVDSLLKEFEEFNRRLNEVSKRVRIPLIVSNILWEHCMRLANRTLVEGYANVKKCSNEGRALMQLDFQQFLMKLEKLTDIRPIPDKEFVETYIKAYYLTENDMERWIKEHREYSTKHLTNLVNVCLGSHINKKARQKLLAAIDDIDRPKR is encoded by the exons ATGCCAGCTGCAAAGAAGCCGTTTCTTCAGCAGTTTTATTCTCAG ACTGTGTCAACTGCCAATGAACTACGCAAACCAGTTTATTGGATTGTTGCTGCTAAAGCTATTGATTATGAACAGATGCTGCTTCTCATGGCTAATGTAAAATGGGATGTGAAGGAAATCATGTCACAACACAATATATATGTAGACTCTCTTTTAAAG GAATTTGAAGAATTCAACAGAAGGTTGAATGAGGTATCTAAGAGAGTCCGTATTCCACTAATAGTCTCAAATATACTTTGGGAGCACTGCATGCGCTTGGCCAATAGAACTCTTGTGGAAGG TTATGCTAATGTGAAGAAATGCAGCAATGAAGGACGTGCCTTGATGCAACTGGACTTTCAACAATTCTTAATGAAACTAGAAAAGTTAACAGACATTAGACCTATTCCAGATAAAGAATTTGTGGAGACCTACATTAAAGCCTACTACTTAACAGAAAATGACATGGAGCGCTGGATAAAAGAACACAGG GAGTATTCCACTAAGCACCTGACAAATCTGGTGAATGTTTGTCTGGGGTCTCACATCAACAAGAAGGCGAGACAGAAGCTGCTAGCTGCTATTGATGATATAGACAGGCCTAAAAGATAA